In Patescibacteria group bacterium, a single genomic region encodes these proteins:
- a CDS encoding transposase: protein MPRGPRVILDNSIFHIINRGNGRQEVFHNKEDFKTFLSIVAFYKDKWGFKLYHFCLMPNHFHLLGEVGDAKLISKAMHDITASYTRSHHSKHRTVGYLWQGRFKNMIIEKDNYLLACGAYIERNPKRAGLVENSEDWPWSSYQVYVSGIPIVIPITNIKGEKKLIKLLDENPFYKEFGDTEKERQEVYRNLSLELGKNEADKKFGFRENKILGSQEFKIGLQKEGIRIEPAKRGRPLGNNKE, encoded by the coding sequence ATGCCTAGAGGACCACGCGTAATTTTAGATAATTCCATTTTTCATATTATTAATCGAGGAAACGGCCGTCAGGAGGTTTTTCATAATAAAGAAGATTTTAAGACATTTCTTTCCATTGTTGCTTTTTATAAAGACAAGTGGGGGTTCAAGCTTTATCATTTTTGTTTGATGCCTAATCATTTTCATCTTCTCGGAGAAGTGGGAGATGCCAAACTTATTTCCAAAGCAATGCACGACATTACGGCAAGCTATACCCGAAGCCATCATTCAAAACACAGAACAGTTGGATATTTATGGCAGGGGCGTTTTAAAAATATGATTATTGAGAAGGATAATTATTTGTTGGCTTGTGGAGCTTATATTGAGAGAAATCCTAAAAGAGCAGGATTAGTGGAGAATTCGGAAGACTGGCCCTGGTCAAGTTATCAAGTTTATGTTTCTGGGATACCAATTGTGATTCCAATTACTAATATAAAGGGAGAGAAAAAATTGATAAAACTTTTAGATGAAAATCCGTTTTATAAAGAATTTGGTGATACAGAAAAAGAACGTCAAGAAGTTTATAGGAATTTAAGCTTAGAGTTGGGGAAAAATGAAGCGGATAAAAAGTTCGGTTTTAGAGAAAATAAAATCTTGGGAAGCCAAGAATTTAAAATAGGATTACAAAAGGAGGGTATTAGGATAGAACCAGCAAAGAGAGGCCGTCCGTTGGGGAATAATAAAGAATAG